A portion of the Punica granatum isolate Tunisia-2019 chromosome 7, ASM765513v2, whole genome shotgun sequence genome contains these proteins:
- the LOC116214478 gene encoding probable pectinesterase 55 → MSTLALLLVLVLTCSASSAQRVQSKFHTDSATVSVTVIVDRFGSGNFTTVQQAIDWAPTNNNQWIRIHVKAGTYTEQVSIPQNKPYILLEGEGRKTIIQSGGHGSVRGTSTFTVNADNFVASRITFKNTYNVNKLIARDQDAAPNARPHIERAPAVMIWGDKASFYACGFVSLQDTLSDMQGRHYFNDCYIEGAVDFIWGFGQSIYEHCHIYSTHAFRGRLRGLAGYITAQGRLSSNDSSGFVFKYCIVNGDGNTYLGRAYRAYSRVIFFKSKLGGNVVPEGWNAGKFVGEEFQFTYAEEGCYGPGSNNSNRVKWMKTLNQRELAPLVSRHRFIDRDGWIKAQPSPS, encoded by the exons ATGAGTACCCTTGCACTCCTACTGGTACTCGTCCTCACTTGCAGTGCATCGAGTGCACAGAGGGTTCAGTCGAAGTTCCATACGGATTCTGCAACCGTGAGCGTCACAGTCATTGTTGACCGGTTCGGGTCTGGAAATTTCACTACTGTGCAGCAAGCCATCGATTGGGCCCCCACAAACAACAACCAGTGGATCCGGATACATGTTAAAGCAGGAACATACAC TGAACAGGTGAGCATACCACAAAACAAACCGTATATCCTTCTTGAGGGAGAGGGCCGGAAGACTATAATCCAGTCGGGCGGCCATGGGTCAGTGAGGGGCACCTCAACCTTCACAGTGAATGCCGATAACTTCGTCGCCTCACGTATAACCTTCAAG AACACCTACAATGTCAATAAGTTGATTGCACGCGATCAAGATGCAGCACCCAATGCACGCCCACACATTGAACGGGCACCGGCAGTCATGATATGGGGAGATAAAGCATCGTTTTATGCTTGCGGATTTGTAAGTCTGCAGGACACTCTTTCCGACATGCAAGGTCGGCACTACTTCAACGATTGCTACATTGAGGGTGCAGTGGATTTCATCTGGGGCTTTGGCCAATCGATATATGAG CATTGTCATATATATTCCACACATGCTTTTCGAGGCCGCCTCCGGGGACTCGCAGGTTACATTACCGCCCAGGGCCGGTTAAGCTCCAATGATTCAAGCGGCTTTGTCTTCAAATATTGCATAGTGAATGGAGACGGCAACACGTATCTTGGGAGGGCATATCGAGCATACTCGAGagtaatatttttcaagtccAAGTTGGGTGGTAATGTTGTACCAGAAGGCTGGAATGCCGGAAAATTCGTGGGCGAAGA GTTTCAGTTCACATATGCGGAGGAGGGCTGCTATGGACCTGGATCTAACAATTCAAATCGGGTCAAGTGGATGAAGACGTTGAATCAAAGGGAATTGGCTCCACTGGTGAGCAGACATCGGTTCATAGACAGAGATGGGTGGATCAAAGCACAGCCAAGTCCCAGCTAA
- the LOC116213093 gene encoding probable pectinesterase 29 — protein sequence MLWGDKASFYACGFVSLQDTLANMQGRHYFSQCYIESAVDFIWGYCQSIYEGCAINSKDAIVGGNPGYITAHGRLSPNDSRGFVFEQCTVNGDDTTFLGRAYRAYSRVVFSESELGGDVLPQGWDAWRGEGHEHVYFKKQKLEALNFLFLSLKLDTIKFSLGLYGPGPIST from the exons ATGTTATGGGGAGATAAAGCATCGTTCTATGCTTGCGGATTTGTAAGTCTGCAGGACACTCTTGCCAACATGCAAGGTCGGCACTACTTCAGCCAATGCTACATCGAGAGTGCCGTGGATTTCATCTGGGGCTATTGCCAATCGATATATGAG GGTTGTGCTATAAACTCCAAAGACGCTATTGTTGGGGGAAACCCAGGTTACATTACCGCCCATGGCCGTCTGAGCCCCAACGATAGCAGGGGCTTCGTCTTTGAACAATGCACAGTAAATGGAGATGACACCACGTTTCTCGGGAGGGCATACCGCGCATACTCGAGAGTAGTATTTTCCGAGAGCGAGTTGGGCGGTGATGTTTTACCACAAGGCTGGGATGCCTGGCGTGGCGAGGGCCATGAGCACGTCTATTTTAAAAAGCAGAAACTCGAAGctctaaattttctttttttgtcattGAAGTTAGAcactattaaattttcattgggcttatacggaccTGGacccatttccacttaa